One region of Pararhizobium qamdonense genomic DNA includes:
- a CDS encoding glutathione peroxidase — MTSSPLDIPVKTADGRLTTLAEFRGRVMLVVNVASKCGLTVQYEGLEKLFEAKRDAGLVVLAFPANNFMEQEPGTEAEIVEFCTSTYDVQFPIFAKISVKGEGVHPLYRSLTAIVPDAIGEGPMRDRLKGYGVDPENKADVLWNFEKFLIGRDGKVTARFSPDVTAEDARLVSAIDRELSQRS, encoded by the coding sequence GTGACATCTTCCCCTTTGGATATCCCGGTCAAGACAGCCGACGGCCGCTTGACGACCCTCGCCGAATTTCGTGGCCGCGTGATGCTGGTCGTCAACGTCGCATCGAAATGCGGGCTGACGGTTCAGTATGAGGGCCTGGAAAAGCTGTTTGAGGCCAAGCGTGATGCGGGACTGGTCGTCCTTGCCTTTCCCGCAAACAATTTCATGGAGCAGGAGCCGGGAACGGAAGCCGAGATCGTCGAATTCTGCACCAGCACCTATGATGTACAGTTTCCGATCTTTGCTAAGATTTCCGTCAAGGGGGAGGGCGTTCACCCGCTCTATCGCAGCCTGACGGCCATTGTACCCGACGCCATCGGCGAAGGTCCGATGCGCGACCGGCTGAAGGGCTATGGCGTGGATCCGGAAAACAAAGCCGACGTCCTGTGGAATTTCGAAAAATTCCTGATCGGCCGTGACGGCAAGGTCACCGCCCGCTTTTCACCGGATGTCACCGCTGAGGATGCACGTCTTGTCTCGGCGATCGATCGGGAGTTGTCACAGCGCAGTTGA